A region of Shewanella psychromarinicola DNA encodes the following proteins:
- a CDS encoding glycine C-acetyltransferase encodes MASTSFYDRINQQIVDVKADGLYKSERIIASAQQTAIEVNSEEVINFCANNYLGLANHPELIKAAKAGLDSHGFGMASVRFICGTQDIHKQLEASLSEFLGMEDTILYSSCFDANAGLFETLLDAEDAIISDALNHASIIDGVRLCKAKRFRYANNDMSDLETQLIAAQAAGARNILIATDGVFSMDGVIANLQGVCDLADKYGALVMVDDSHAVGFIGQDGRGTHEYCNVMDRVDIITGTLGKALGGASGGFTAAKKEVVEWLRQRSRPYLFSNSLAPSIVSASIRVLEMLKTGQDLREAVWENSRYFREQMSAAGFTLGGADHAIIPVMIGDAKLASDFSNRLLQEHIYVVGFSFPVVPKGQARIRTQMSAAHTRVQLDHAIAAFTRIGKEMGII; translated from the coding sequence GTGGCATCTACCTCTTTTTACGACCGAATTAATCAGCAAATTGTCGATGTAAAAGCCGATGGCTTATACAAAAGTGAACGCATCATTGCTTCCGCGCAACAAACCGCCATTGAGGTTAACAGTGAAGAAGTGATTAACTTCTGCGCCAATAACTATTTAGGTTTAGCCAACCATCCTGAACTTATCAAAGCAGCAAAAGCTGGTTTAGACAGTCACGGATTTGGTATGGCGTCGGTACGATTCATCTGTGGCACTCAAGACATTCATAAGCAATTAGAAGCCAGCCTAAGTGAATTTTTAGGCATGGAAGACACCATTTTGTATTCGTCTTGCTTCGATGCTAACGCGGGTTTATTTGAAACTCTTTTAGATGCTGAGGATGCGATTATATCCGATGCACTTAACCATGCCTCAATCATTGATGGCGTGCGTTTATGTAAAGCTAAGCGTTTTCGTTATGCCAACAACGACATGAGCGACTTAGAAACCCAGCTTATTGCAGCCCAAGCAGCTGGAGCGCGGAATATTTTAATTGCCACTGACGGTGTATTCTCAATGGATGGCGTGATTGCTAACCTTCAAGGCGTATGTGACTTAGCCGATAAATACGGTGCATTGGTGATGGTCGATGACTCTCATGCCGTAGGCTTTATCGGTCAAGATGGCCGTGGAACCCATGAATATTGCAACGTAATGGATCGTGTCGACATTATTACCGGTACATTAGGCAAAGCATTAGGCGGCGCGTCGGGTGGATTTACGGCGGCGAAAAAAGAAGTGGTTGAATGGTTACGTCAACGCTCGCGCCCTTACTTGTTTTCAAACTCCTTAGCCCCTTCGATTGTTAGCGCCTCAATTCGCGTGCTTGAAATGCTAAAAACAGGTCAAGATCTACGTGAAGCCGTTTGGGAAAACAGTCGTTATTTCCGTGAACAAATGTCTGCAGCAGGTTTTACCTTAGGTGGTGCAGATCATGCCATTATTCCGGTAATGATTGGCGATGCTAAATTGGCTAGTGACTTTTCCAACCGTTTATTGCAAGAACATATTTACGTGGTCGGTTTCTCATTCCCTGTGGTACCCAAGGGCCAAGCGCGTATTCGTACTCAAATGTCAGCGGCGCACACTCGCGTTCAACTTGATCATGCTATTGCTGCCTTTACCCGTATTGGTAAAGAAATGGGCATTATCTAA
- the waaA gene encoding lipid IV(A) 3-deoxy-D-manno-octulosonic acid transferase — MNRIVYSFFLYLFFPLVIVYLAFRAIKSVDYRSRWSERFGFANVTQTDVLIHCVSMGETLAAIPLIKQLMAAHSQYSFTVTTTSPTGSAEVKKAFGDKVQHCYLPFDFSYAIKGFLRQLQPKVCIIMETELWPNLVHFAHRQQVTLILANARLSQKSADKYANKRRLAVPMLNKLNLITVQTQREADRFIHLGVDIQRIHVCGSLKFDLTIDPTKKHQANTLRAQWDRLNSPIWVAGSVHPGEFEAVLTAHKQLLIVFPEALLIMAPRHPEQFNLAAITVTQSGLTLARRSMNDEVNSQTQVLLGDTMGELVMLYGAADQAFIGGTLINSGGHNPLEPAAMGLPVYVGPNHWDFAQITQLLADAGALTCITSADELAQGLQHKFTDSQMYHAASSAALAVVEQNRGALLKQFTLINKLIV, encoded by the coding sequence ATGAACCGTATTGTTTATTCTTTCTTTCTCTATTTGTTTTTTCCGCTGGTGATTGTCTATCTAGCATTTCGGGCGATAAAAAGTGTCGACTATCGGAGTCGTTGGTCTGAACGCTTTGGTTTTGCCAATGTCACTCAAACCGATGTGCTGATCCACTGTGTCTCTATGGGAGAGACTTTGGCGGCTATTCCGTTAATTAAGCAGCTTATGGCTGCGCATTCTCAGTATTCGTTTACCGTTACAACAACCAGTCCTACCGGATCGGCTGAAGTGAAAAAAGCCTTTGGTGATAAGGTGCAGCATTGTTACTTACCGTTTGATTTTTCCTATGCCATCAAAGGTTTTTTACGCCAATTACAACCCAAAGTGTGCATTATTATGGAGACCGAGCTGTGGCCTAACTTGGTCCATTTTGCGCACCGGCAACAAGTGACATTGATTTTGGCCAATGCTCGACTGTCGCAAAAGTCAGCCGATAAATACGCGAATAAGCGTCGTTTAGCTGTGCCTATGTTAAACAAACTCAACTTGATTACCGTACAAACTCAACGTGAAGCCGATCGGTTTATACATTTGGGCGTGGACATTCAACGCATACATGTGTGTGGCAGTTTAAAGTTTGATCTCACTATTGACCCGACAAAAAAACACCAAGCAAATACGCTTCGTGCCCAGTGGGATCGGCTGAATTCACCGATTTGGGTTGCTGGGAGTGTTCATCCTGGTGAGTTTGAGGCGGTTTTGACTGCCCATAAGCAGCTATTAATTGTTTTCCCTGAGGCATTATTGATTATGGCGCCACGACACCCAGAACAATTTAATTTAGCCGCTATTACCGTAACCCAGTCTGGATTGACGTTAGCCAGACGCAGTATGAATGATGAGGTGAATAGCCAGACTCAAGTATTGCTGGGCGATACCATGGGTGAGTTGGTGATGTTATATGGTGCGGCAGATCAAGCGTTTATTGGCGGCACATTAATTAATAGCGGTGGCCATAATCCGCTTGAACCAGCGGCCATGGGATTACCTGTTTATGTTGGCCCTAATCATTGGGACTTTGCTCAAATCACCCAATTGCTTGCTGACGCCGGAGCATTAACCTGCATTACCTCTGCAGATGAATTAGCGCAAGGGTTACAACATAAATTTACCGATAGCCAGATGTATCACGCAGCATCCTCGGCGGCTCTCGCTGTGGTGGAACAAAATCGTGGTGCGTTATTGAAGCAATTTACGCTAATCAATAAGCTCATCGTTTAG
- the elbB gene encoding isoprenoid biosynthesis glyoxalase ElbB has protein sequence MKKIAVLLSGCGVFDGTEIHEAVLTLLAITRAGAQYQCFAPDMTQMHVVNHLTGEVNTDETRNVLVESARIARGEVLNASTLEISQFDGLVIPGGFGAAKNLSNFATTGSNCHIQPIVENFIREFSLAHKPVGFVCISPVMIPNIYGKGAVGTIGTDSETAHAFNEMGGKHKDVQVEDIVVDEVNKIVSTPGYMLATSILEAHIGIEKLVNKVLEMA, from the coding sequence ATGAAAAAAATTGCTGTGTTGTTGAGTGGCTGTGGGGTGTTTGATGGAACTGAGATTCATGAAGCCGTATTAACCTTGCTGGCGATAACGCGAGCGGGAGCACAATATCAATGTTTTGCTCCGGACATGACTCAAATGCATGTGGTGAATCATCTAACGGGTGAGGTCAACACAGACGAAACCCGTAATGTGTTAGTAGAGTCTGCACGAATTGCTCGTGGTGAAGTACTCAATGCCAGCACCTTAGAGATCAGTCAATTTGATGGTTTGGTTATTCCCGGTGGTTTTGGTGCCGCTAAAAATTTATCCAACTTTGCAACTACTGGCAGTAATTGTCATATTCAGCCTATTGTAGAGAACTTTATTCGTGAGTTTTCTTTGGCACACAAGCCTGTTGGTTTTGTGTGTATTTCACCTGTGATGATCCCTAACATTTACGGCAAAGGAGCTGTTGGCACCATTGGCACAGATTCAGAGACGGCTCATGCATTCAATGAAATGGGCGGTAAGCATAAAGACGTGCAAGTTGAAGATATTGTTGTTGATGAAGTGAATAAAATAGTCAGTACGCCAGGGTATATGTTAGCGACATCGATATTAGAGGCACATATTGGTATTGAGAAACTGGTCAATAAAGTACTCGAAATGGCTTAA
- the glpE gene encoding thiosulfate sulfurtransferase GlpE, which yields MSGFKHLSINELIHMSTESNDVQVVDIRDAASFAAGHIEGSTHLTNENLAQFTSSADMDRPLVVVCYHGMSSQSAANYLNEQGFDDVYSLDGGFSAWSLANS from the coding sequence ATGTCAGGTTTTAAACATTTGTCTATTAATGAGCTTATCCATATGTCCACGGAATCTAACGACGTACAAGTTGTTGATATTCGTGATGCGGCCAGTTTTGCCGCCGGTCATATTGAAGGTTCAACCCATTTAACTAATGAAAATTTAGCTCAATTCACTAGCAGTGCTGATATGGATAGACCTTTGGTCGTCGTTTGTTATCACGGCATGAGCAGCCAAAGTGCCGCTAACTACTTAAATGAGCAAGGTTTTGATGATGTTTACAGCCTAGATGGCGGTTTCAGTGCTTGGAGCTTAGCGAACTCATGA
- the tdh gene encoding L-threonine 3-dehydrogenase, producing MKALSKLKPEEGIWMVEAPKPEMGHNDLLIKIRKTAICGTDVHIYNWDEWSQKTIPVPMIAGHEYVGEVVDVGQEVRGFSIGDRVSGEGHITCGHCRNCRAGRTHLCRNTSGVGVNRDGAFAEYLVLPAFNAFKIPADISDDLAAIFDPFGNAVHTALSFDLVGEDVLITGAGPIGIMAAAVCKHVGARHVVITDVNEYRLDLARKMGATRAVNVANENLNDVIKELGMTEGFDVGLEMSGVPSAFHAMLDTMNHGGKIAMLGIPGGEMAIDWSKVIFKGLLIKGIYGREMFETWYKMASLIQSGLDLSPIITHHFSVDDFQQGFDAMRSGQSGKVILSWD from the coding sequence ATGAAAGCATTAAGTAAGTTAAAGCCTGAAGAAGGCATTTGGATGGTCGAAGCACCAAAACCAGAAATGGGTCACAATGACCTGTTAATTAAAATTCGTAAAACGGCTATCTGTGGTACTGACGTCCATATCTACAACTGGGATGAATGGTCACAAAAAACTATCCCTGTACCTATGATTGCCGGCCATGAATATGTCGGCGAAGTCGTCGATGTGGGCCAGGAAGTTCGTGGGTTCAGTATTGGTGACCGCGTATCTGGAGAAGGTCACATCACCTGTGGTCATTGCCGCAACTGTCGTGCTGGCCGTACTCACTTATGCCGTAACACTTCAGGTGTTGGGGTTAACCGTGATGGCGCATTTGCCGAATACTTAGTGCTGCCTGCTTTTAACGCCTTCAAGATCCCTGCTGATATTTCAGATGATTTAGCCGCTATATTCGATCCATTTGGTAACGCCGTCCATACCGCGTTATCGTTTGATTTAGTCGGCGAAGACGTATTGATTACCGGTGCAGGCCCTATTGGTATTATGGCTGCGGCAGTGTGTAAACACGTCGGCGCACGTCATGTGGTGATTACTGATGTGAACGAATACCGACTTGATCTTGCTAGAAAAATGGGTGCAACCCGCGCCGTCAACGTCGCCAACGAAAACCTTAACGATGTCATCAAAGAACTTGGCATGACAGAAGGCTTTGACGTGGGTTTAGAAATGTCAGGTGTGCCATCGGCATTCCACGCAATGTTAGACACCATGAACCACGGCGGTAAAATTGCCATGCTCGGTATTCCTGGCGGCGAGATGGCCATTGATTGGAGTAAAGTCATTTTTAAAGGCTTGCTCATCAAAGGCATTTATGGCCGTGAAATGTTTGAAACTTGGTACAAAATGGCCAGTTTAATCCAATCAGGTTTAGACTTGTCCCCTATCATCACTCATCATTTTAGTGTCGATGATTTCCAGCAAGGCTTTGATGCGATGCGCTCAGGTCAGTCTGGAAAGGTTATCTTGAGCTGGGATTAA
- a CDS encoding c-type cytochrome, whose translation MKKLALALSVVAAMSSPVMAEGNAEVGKTKAIVCSACHGADGNSMIDMYPKLAGQHPAYLEKQLTEFRLAAKTGGAEGRMNPIMIGFAMGLSDEDIADISAFFASQVQVVAEVADVPTAGEKLYKGGDAARGITACVACHGPEGQGAAAAGFPVVGGQHANYINIQLTQFRDGIRHNDLNGMMQDVAKKLSDADIEALSKYISSIKH comes from the coding sequence ATGAAAAAGTTAGCTCTTGCGCTGTCTGTAGTCGCCGCTATGTCATCACCAGTTATGGCTGAAGGTAATGCTGAAGTAGGCAAAACTAAAGCAATCGTATGTTCTGCCTGTCACGGTGCTGACGGCAATAGCATGATTGATATGTATCCTAAATTAGCAGGCCAACACCCTGCCTATCTTGAAAAACAATTAACAGAGTTTCGATTAGCGGCCAAAACAGGTGGCGCAGAGGGTCGTATGAACCCCATTATGATCGGTTTTGCAATGGGACTCAGCGATGAAGACATTGCTGACATTTCAGCATTCTTTGCTAGCCAAGTACAAGTTGTTGCCGAGGTTGCCGATGTACCTACTGCAGGCGAGAAACTGTATAAAGGTGGTGATGCCGCCCGCGGTATTACCGCCTGTGTTGCTTGTCATGGACCTGAAGGTCAAGGCGCCGCTGCTGCAGGTTTCCCTGTGGTGGGTGGTCAACATGCTAACTATATCAACATTCAGCTAACACAATTCCGTGATGGGATCCGTCATAACGATTTAAATGGCATGATGCAAGATGTCGCGAAAAAGCTGTCTGATGCTGATATCGAAGCATTATCTAAATATATTTCAAGTATTAAGCATTAA
- the glpG gene encoding rhomboid family intramembrane serine protease GlpG, whose product MIEIGQLANARAAQAFIDYLKGLNIQCHAVAHAQGVSLEINNPADENRARAELIEFAKNPYDSKYLQASWDNGATNTKFDYGPGTKGLIQQFMKGAGPLTLICFFVCVAIFAGMNLGFANAIFTQLSFFGAVADSGLNQVWRVFTPSLMHFSAMHIIFNILWWWYLGGKIETNLGTRPLLFLLVAAGTLPNIVQFYMTGPNFGGLSGVVYAVVGYTWLMGIRKPSCGISLPQSYMIFMLIWLVLGFTDVLGMPIANGAHIAGLCVGLAQALFDSRKSQQAKTS is encoded by the coding sequence ATGATAGAAATTGGCCAACTCGCGAATGCACGTGCTGCACAAGCATTTATTGATTACCTCAAGGGGTTAAATATTCAATGTCATGCCGTGGCTCATGCTCAGGGTGTTAGCCTAGAGATTAATAACCCAGCTGATGAAAACCGAGCCCGCGCCGAGTTAATTGAGTTTGCTAAAAACCCATACGACAGTAAGTATTTACAGGCATCTTGGGATAACGGCGCTACCAATACTAAATTTGACTATGGCCCGGGAACAAAAGGCTTAATTCAACAGTTTATGAAAGGTGCTGGCCCGCTGACGTTAATCTGCTTTTTTGTTTGTGTTGCCATTTTCGCTGGCATGAACCTTGGTTTTGCCAATGCTATCTTTACTCAGTTATCTTTTTTCGGCGCCGTTGCGGACAGTGGTTTAAACCAAGTTTGGCGAGTGTTTACGCCAAGCCTAATGCACTTTTCTGCTATGCATATCATCTTTAATATACTGTGGTGGTGGTACTTAGGCGGTAAAATTGAAACCAATTTGGGTACTCGACCACTACTGTTTTTATTAGTTGCAGCGGGCACTTTGCCTAATATTGTGCAGTTTTACATGACAGGACCTAATTTTGGTGGGCTGTCTGGCGTCGTTTATGCTGTGGTGGGTTACACTTGGTTAATGGGTATTCGCAAACCCAGCTGTGGTATTAGCTTACCGCAATCTTATATGATTTTTATGCTCATTTGGTTAGTCTTGGGCTTTACTGATGTGCTTGGAATGCCAATTGCAAATGGTGCCCACATTGCGGGGCTCTGTGTCGGGTTAGCTCAGGCATTATTTGATAGCAGAAAATCACAACAAGCTAAAACCAGCTAA
- the yihA gene encoding ribosome biogenesis GTP-binding protein YihA/YsxC produces the protein MTESRIDFRRAKFLISAPDIAHLDQYLPGDIGVEIAFAGRSNAGKSSALNALTEQKGLARTSKTPGRTQLINVFQLDDDRRLVDLPGYGFAQVPLALKNKWQQALGEYLQKRACLSGLVVLMDIRHPLKDLDMQMIEWAVLSNIPVLALLTKSDKLTQSTKMKTINEVRSALKDFGDKVQVETLSSLKGTGKPKVLSILNDWCHPEWLAEEKAEQEPE, from the coding sequence GTGACTGAATCTCGTATCGATTTCCGTAGGGCTAAGTTTTTAATCAGTGCGCCAGATATTGCGCATTTAGATCAGTATCTTCCTGGGGATATCGGGGTTGAGATTGCGTTTGCTGGGCGTTCTAATGCCGGTAAGTCCAGTGCGTTAAATGCACTAACGGAGCAAAAAGGTTTAGCTCGAACCAGTAAAACACCAGGTCGAACCCAATTGATTAACGTTTTTCAGTTGGATGATGATCGTCGCTTGGTCGATTTACCGGGCTATGGTTTTGCGCAAGTCCCTTTAGCATTAAAAAATAAATGGCAACAGGCGCTTGGTGAGTATTTACAAAAACGTGCTTGTTTAAGTGGTTTGGTGGTATTGATGGATATTCGTCATCCATTGAAAGATCTTGATATGCAGATGATTGAATGGGCAGTATTGAGTAATATTCCGGTATTAGCTTTGTTAACTAAGTCTGATAAGTTAACCCAGAGTACCAAAATGAAAACCATCAATGAGGTGCGTTCAGCCCTAAAGGATTTTGGTGATAAGGTGCAAGTGGAGACCTTGTCGTCATTGAAAGGCACCGGTAAACCTAAGGTGCTGAGCATTTTAAATGATTGGTGTCATCCTGAATGGTTAGCTGAGGAGAAGGCTGAGCAAGAACCCGAGTAA
- a CDS encoding TetR/AcrR family transcriptional regulator, which yields MKTRDKIIFASLELFNEHGERSITTNHIATHLGISPGNLYYHFRNKEDIINSIFSLYESHLESGFKLYDDEPITIELLMGYFDAMFYTLWEFRFMHANLADILSRDDALKKRYLHAQQQVLTRSSDVVRKLKKDGFLDIEDSKVTALADTLKMMVSFWISYQLTQSSTSTITKATLYDGLLRVLMIFKAYSTQTSVATFCRLEQHYLDIASQERHNAAQ from the coding sequence ATGAAAACTCGCGATAAAATCATTTTTGCCAGCTTAGAACTGTTCAATGAACACGGTGAGCGCAGTATTACCACCAACCATATTGCCACACACTTAGGCATTAGCCCGGGCAATTTGTACTACCACTTCCGTAATAAGGAAGACATCATTAATTCAATTTTTAGCTTATATGAAAGTCATTTAGAGTCAGGCTTTAAGCTTTATGACGATGAGCCTATTACAATCGAATTATTAATGGGTTACTTTGATGCCATGTTCTATACCTTATGGGAATTTAGGTTTATGCATGCCAACTTGGCCGATATTTTAAGCCGTGATGATGCCCTCAAAAAACGCTATTTACACGCGCAACAACAAGTCCTAACTCGTTCAAGTGATGTGGTCCGCAAACTCAAAAAAGATGGTTTCCTTGATATCGAGGATAGTAAAGTTACCGCGCTTGCCGACACGTTGAAAATGATGGTCAGCTTCTGGATTAGCTACCAATTAACCCAATCCAGCACATCAACCATCACTAAAGCCACCTTATACGATGGCTTATTAAGAGTATTGATGATTTTTAAAGCTTACTCGACCCAAACTTCTGTCGCCACATTCTGCCGCTTAGAACAGCATTATTTAGACATCGCCAGCCAAGAGCGCCACAACGCAGCGCAATAG
- the polA gene encoding DNA polymerase I gives MPTIPNNPLILVDGSSYLYRAYYSPPHLTNSKGEATGAVYGVINMLRSLLSRYSPSHIAVVFDAKGKTFRNDMYDEYKAQRPPMPDDLRTQIEPLHKIIHAMGLPLISISGVEADDVIGTIALQASKEGRATLISTGDKDMAQLVNEHVTLINTMTDTIMGPEEVKTKYGVNPDRIIDFLALMGDKSDNIPGLPGVGEKTALAMLIGAGSVAQLLADPHSVVDMGFRGSKTMPAKIIDNADMLRLSYELATIKTDVKLEQDWHELNVKPQDRDELIKCFGEMEFKRWLAEVLDNKQPRGTVSDASDEEIAVSPTIEAEYETILTMEALDKWIEQLNSADLIAIDTETTSLNYMEAELVGLSFATEAGKAAYLPLAHDYLDAPQQIDKASALEKLRPILESDTLQKVGQNLKYDMSILANAGITLKGVRFDTMLESYVFNSVASRHDMDGLALKYLGHKNISFEEVAGKGAKKLTFNQVNLDIAGPYAAEDADITLRLHQHLWPRLEKEPELASVFNELELPLIQVLSDVERQGVLIDSMLLSQQSGELAKKLDELEIKAYEIAEEKFNLASPKQLQTLFFEKLGYPVKKKTPKGAPSTAEEVLVELALDYPLPKIILEHRSLAKLKSTYTDKLPLMVNAITGRVHTSYHQANAATGRLSSSEPNLQNIPIRTEEGRRIRQAFIAPAGRKILAADYSQIELRIMAHLSQDAGLLAAFAANKDIHKATAAEVFGIHFEEVTTEQRRRAKAVNFGLIYGMSAFGLGKQLDIPRNEAQTYIDTYFARYPGVLKYMEETRAIAAELGYVSTLFGRRLYLPEIRDRNALRRQAAERAAINAPMQGTAADIIKKAMISIHHWINTSTQGEITLIMQVHDELVFEVDEAQAETLKTKVCDLMAQAASLDVTLLAEAGIGDNWGEAH, from the coding sequence ATGCCAACGATTCCCAATAATCCGCTCATCCTCGTTGATGGATCATCTTATCTTTATCGCGCTTATTATTCGCCGCCTCATTTAACCAATTCCAAAGGTGAAGCGACAGGCGCGGTTTATGGTGTCATTAATATGCTTCGCAGTTTATTAAGCCGCTACAGCCCAAGTCATATCGCGGTGGTGTTTGATGCCAAAGGCAAAACCTTCCGCAACGATATGTACGACGAATATAAAGCCCAGCGTCCACCGATGCCTGATGATCTGCGCACTCAAATAGAACCCTTGCACAAAATCATTCACGCGATGGGTTTACCACTGATCAGCATTTCGGGTGTCGAAGCCGACGATGTGATCGGTACCATTGCGCTTCAAGCGAGTAAAGAAGGCCGAGCGACGTTAATCAGTACCGGCGATAAAGATATGGCGCAACTCGTCAATGAGCATGTGACGTTAATCAATACCATGACAGACACCATTATGGGGCCCGAAGAGGTCAAGACGAAATACGGTGTTAACCCAGATAGAATAATCGACTTCTTAGCACTCATGGGCGACAAATCTGACAATATTCCGGGCTTACCTGGTGTCGGCGAAAAAACCGCTTTAGCCATGCTCATCGGAGCAGGCAGTGTTGCCCAGCTATTAGCCGATCCTCACAGTGTTGTCGACATGGGTTTTCGAGGCTCGAAAACCATGCCGGCTAAAATTATCGACAATGCCGATATGCTAAGGCTGTCTTACGAGCTAGCCACCATCAAAACAGATGTCAAACTCGAACAAGACTGGCATGAGCTCAATGTTAAACCACAAGATCGAGATGAACTGATTAAATGCTTTGGTGAAATGGAGTTCAAGCGTTGGTTAGCTGAAGTATTAGATAACAAGCAACCTCGCGGCACTGTTAGCGACGCTAGCGATGAAGAAATTGCCGTATCGCCAACCATTGAAGCTGAGTATGAAACGATTCTGACTATGGAAGCGCTCGATAAATGGATCGAACAGCTCAACAGCGCCGACCTTATTGCGATTGATACTGAAACCACTAGTCTCAATTACATGGAAGCAGAACTTGTCGGTTTATCATTTGCTACCGAAGCAGGTAAAGCGGCCTATTTACCGTTAGCTCATGATTACCTTGACGCGCCGCAGCAAATCGATAAAGCCAGTGCACTTGAAAAGCTGCGCCCAATTCTTGAAAGTGACACTCTCCAAAAAGTCGGTCAAAACCTAAAATATGATATGAGTATTTTAGCCAATGCAGGCATTACTCTCAAAGGTGTACGCTTTGATACCATGCTCGAATCCTATGTGTTTAATTCAGTCGCATCACGTCACGACATGGACGGTTTAGCATTAAAATATCTTGGTCATAAAAATATTAGTTTTGAAGAAGTCGCAGGTAAAGGCGCAAAAAAACTGACCTTTAACCAAGTTAATTTAGATATAGCAGGCCCTTATGCCGCCGAAGATGCTGATATTACCCTGCGTTTACATCAACATCTATGGCCAAGACTTGAAAAAGAACCTGAACTCGCCAGTGTATTTAATGAGTTAGAACTGCCATTAATTCAAGTATTGTCAGACGTCGAGCGCCAAGGTGTATTAATCGACTCAATGTTACTTAGCCAGCAAAGTGGTGAGTTGGCCAAAAAGCTTGATGAACTGGAAATTAAAGCCTACGAAATAGCAGAAGAGAAGTTTAATTTAGCTTCACCCAAGCAGCTGCAAACGCTCTTTTTTGAAAAACTAGGTTACCCAGTCAAAAAGAAAACGCCTAAGGGTGCACCATCAACAGCTGAAGAAGTGTTAGTTGAACTGGCACTAGACTACCCTTTACCTAAAATCATCCTTGAGCATCGCAGCCTAGCAAAACTAAAGAGCACCTATACCGATAAACTGCCGCTAATGGTTAACGCTATCACGGGTCGTGTTCATACCAGTTACCACCAAGCTAATGCTGCGACTGGCCGTTTGTCATCGAGTGAACCCAACTTACAGAATATTCCCATTCGCACCGAAGAAGGTCGCCGTATTCGTCAAGCCTTTATCGCTCCTGCGGGTCGTAAGATTTTAGCAGCCGATTATTCGCAAATTGAACTGCGGATCATGGCGCATTTATCCCAAGATGCAGGCTTATTAGCGGCTTTTGCTGCAAACAAAGATATCCACAAAGCCACTGCAGCTGAAGTGTTTGGAATACATTTTGAAGAAGTGACCACAGAACAACGTCGCCGCGCCAAAGCGGTTAACTTTGGCTTAATTTATGGTATGTCTGCATTTGGTTTAGGCAAACAACTGGATATTCCACGTAACGAAGCACAAACGTATATCGACACTTATTTTGCTCGCTACCCAGGTGTGCTTAAATACATGGAAGAAACGCGAGCCATCGCTGCTGAATTGGGTTATGTGTCAACATTATTCGGACGTCGTTTATACTTACCAGAAATCCGCGATCGAAACGCATTACGTCGTCAAGCTGCTGAACGCGCAGCGATTAATGCGCCCATGCAAGGTACTGCCGCAGATATCATCAAAAAAGCCATGATATCGATTCACCATTGGATCAATACCAGCACACAAGGTGAAATCACCTTAATCATGCAAGTGCACGATGAATTAGTGTTTGAGGTTGATGAGGCGCAAGCTGAAACGCTCAAAACAAAAGTGTGCGATTTAATGGCTCAAGCGGCGTCATTGGACGTGACCTTATTAGCTGAGGCAGGCATTGGCGACAACTGGGGTGAAGCCCACTAG